The sequence tagcaaccaatcagattgtttctttcatttttgaaaaggcctctgaaaaatgaaagaaagaatcctattggttgctatgggcaactcagcaactttttctctggacaggttttgacaaatatgCCCTATATTTATTAAATGATACTAATAACTTCTCAGTTATAGCCTGTACTACAGTCCAAAGCTGCATTTACAATTGTGTTTGTTACTTCTGTAACCAGTTATAGTCTACCAAAAACCACCATGTTGTCCTAGCTGGTCTTTCAGGCGCTGCTGTTGGTGATGGTGACAAGCAGAAAATACTGGAAAAACTGTCTTATTAGAATCATCCCTAAGTCCATTATACGTATGTACCATGGTATgctacggttttcagtccggccacaaaaccggatacagggcaaaaattagccaatcggagtcactatctgaatgAGATTCAGTGTTGGTCCAGCTGGAATACTGGAACGtccggttttgaaatttcccagccgaTCCGACATCCAGATCTcacaaacatggtgtgaatgcaccctaataccaTACTTCTTGACTGCTGAGTATATGGCGCTCAATTTAGTTTAGTATGTTTAATAAGCAGCGATGCTTCTTCCTGCTCCAGTCTTGTGATCACTGTCAGGGGCATAGCTatggaggtagcagaggtagcagtcacaccggggccctggtgcctaaaggGGCCCCAAAGCATATCTTccctataagagaccagtattatcattggcatatggggccctgttgcagattttgcatcggggcccagaagctacaagctacggcTCTGATCACTGGGACCTGGGTAGCTTCAGGAGGCCCAGAGATCCTTGCAGTCCCAGAACAGGTCTGTAGTGCCTGTAACAAGGCTGTTTTTTGGGACTGTAAttggaacttaaaatataatattagtacaatgcattcagaaggtCTTCAGATGCTTTCACCGTTTTCACCTTTTGTTACGTTgaagccttgtgctaaaataaacaaataaaaaggtttaccccattaaccccttaaggaccacgggttttaaaattcttgcactttcgtttttccctcctcaccttctaaaaatgtataacgctttcaatttcccCCCTACAGACCCCTATTAGGGTTTGCTgttttgcaccatcaattttaccttgtaatgacatcaataatttcaccacaaaatctacggcgaaaccagaataaaattatttgtgtggcaaaattgaaaaaagaaaacccCATTTTTTtacttgggggcttccgattctaggcATTTTAATTCcgcaattttttttgtgtgacatattcttctGTAAGATAGTGGAAAATTTCTGTCGATacctgcataatttcttggtaaaaaaatcgaaaatttcatgaaaagtttgaaaatttagcatttttctaactttgaaactctttgcttataaggaaaatggatattccaaataaagtatattttgattcacatatacaatatgcctactttatgttgtcatcataaagctgacatgtttttacttttagaatccattagagggcttcaaaatatcacaaaaaatatatcatctgaattttgaagtggatttaaggggcctttctgtaagaaatcccccataaatgaccccaatatagaaactgcacccctcaaagtattcaaaatgacattcagaaagtttgttaacccttcaggtgtgtcacagaaatagcagcaaagtggaggaggaatctcaaaatctccattttttgcactaacatgttcttgtacccccccccccccccttttttttttttttcatttttccatgggggttaaaggaagaaaaaaaaatgtgtgtgtgtgtgtgtgtgtgtgaaatgttattgaaatgtgtgtatgtgtggtgtgtgtatggtTCTTTTTACTTATTTACTAACCTACCctagctgaaaaaaaaaaagtttagttctAGTGCAAAAAAAACTGTGCTAAAAAAGGGCGGATACCTAGTCAGTTGTGCGCGTAACTGATTAGCGCTCAGTTACGGCAGGGGGGTGAAGAAgacacaaaaaaagacaaaaagtaaATAGAAAAAAGCACCTGCTTGAACcctaaaaaaaacgctgatcagtaaaAAATTACTGTCAATGGTCAGGGCAGACCGCAGTCTGTCCACACAGCATGGACCTgctgctggtggcacggaccgtaAACTACCCACAAAAAAGGTGCTAAAAGAAAAACGCTTTGATCCCTGAAAAAACGCTGATCATGGTACTGCACTGATCAGCGGTGGGGTGGGCGATTTGCTAACAGTAGCCTGCTGGCCACAAATTtaggaaaaaagaaaacaaaaactgcCTGCGCTCCATAAAAGGTTGGGGGGCAAGCCGTAGCACCCTTGTAGGGTCTGGAGTACACAATGGAAGGTGCTGCGGACCCTCAGACCACCAACAGTGGTCAtgcttcacattttttttaaccaatataactctccctgcctgcaatATAACTGTCTCTATCAAATAGAGTGCAGATGGCACAAAACGGGCAAGGATGGAACAGATGGGGGGATTTTACTGATGGTCACACCAGGCTCTGCTCTGCTCACCAACAACAAGGTGTGGGTGGGTAGATCGAAGCAACGGGAGGTTAATCCTCCCATTGGTGCCCATGATTGGTGGGTCGTTGCGATCGACCAACCACAGTAGTCCTTGGGGTGGTATCCCAGCCACCTCCCGCTGATGTACGGAGGGTGATTGGTGGTGTGTCTTACATCACCGATCACCCTCCTGTTCCTGGTCATCGGAGaaccgaatgacccggaatcacagTGATCAATAATATGGGGGAGGGGAGTCGCAGGACCACCCTGAGCGGTGAAACAGGATGCCTgcttaatgatttcagcaggcatcctgttcatATCACCGCCCGTGAGCAGCGGTGAtcagaaatgccgagggcgtacaggtaccaaggggcaagggcatacctgtacgcccttggttcaTAAGAGGTTAATCATAGGATGGTGTGATATGCTTCAGGTCACTTCTACATCCTGAAATCATCTGAAACCCTGCAAGAATAACAAATATTAGAGAGTAGCGCTTCATCCCTATCACTGTAGGATTATTGAGCCTGGAGGACCATTTTGTTACAGCTGAGAACCCCTATAAAGGAGAAGCTGTTGGATGTGTTTGTTCTCTTGTAGATGATGATGTTTTTGTCCAGTGACCAGGCTTCCATCTCAGAAAATCTGCTGCCTGAGTCTTGGACCTTTGGCATTTTAATGAAGAACATGGCTCGTTCGCACTGTCATTGTGCTAGTCCAGCTAGTCCGTCGGAACGAGGGGAGTTGAGCAGAAAAAACAGTGTATatcctatttttttctctgctcaacatCGGTAAAATACTGGATCCCCAACAGACCctgttcaagtcaatgggatccgacAGGACCcggtggtgtcagttgtgctccaacCCGGTGGGGTCCATTCTGAACAAATAAAAAGAGCCAAACGGATCCAGAATGGGACAGAGCACAACAGcagcgtgaacatagccttaaaggcaTGGACATAGTAAATGAATAGTTACTGAGCTGTGCTATAAAGTTTGGGAGATAAGAACACAAGATTAAGGATGTCTCATTAAGCAGGACCTCTAACTAAAATAGTTCCAAGTGccttcattattattattcttggGAAACACACGAGGAGGCAATTCATCAGGCTTAGATTTCTGCATCCTATGAGGATTGCATGTTACCAGAAAAAGAAATGTCCTCCAGGAGAATGCCAGGCAGACACCCGTACGTCTAATGTCACGGCTCAGATgtgtatctatctctctcatagacggctatgcataatgtcaatatatatatagcttttagATTGTTTATATGACTTCTGAGAAAACTGGGGCGGAGGAATCAAGGTGTGGATAGAATTATTTCTACATGTTACTTGTTTTTCATGATTTGAAAGACCTTTGTGACTCTTCAGGTCCCTCTAGCTCCGTACACAacatgttatgtatatatatatatctttcatgTGGAGGCCTGGGTGTAATGTTGGCATGGATATTTATATACAATATGCATGCCATGCAAGACCTACAAACATCATTGAACCACATTGTACACATTGTACCTATTGTAACTAATAGTCTCCAATTGagaacttaaaagggtactcagctGCCCCaaagttcagaacattttgttctgaacgcttggagtgggcggcagggtcgtgatgtcaatgccacgcccccttgtggtgTCACATCatgcgccctcaatgcaagtctatcggagggggtgtggtggctgccacgcaccctcccaatgacttgcattgaggggccctggcatgacatcatgacctcgcCACCTGCGCCCAGCTTTCTAAtcaaacgccgggtgctgcacagagatcgcggggttcccagcagcgggaccccgcgatcggacatcttatcccctatcctttggatagggggtaagttgtctaggggtggagtactcctttaacttcttTAAATGTGTGATATCACTGAGgtgttttttttaacttcttttcCTCTACTTTTTTTATTCAAATACAGCAATGTCCATGACTCAGCATTTGTTCATGACTCTTTTATACAAGctaagattaggagcactccctttaagggtgtgctcctaatctcagttcgttacctgtataaaagacaactGGGAGCAAGAAATCTTTTAGATTGATAGGGGGATGAAATACTTATTTCAGTGAGAAAAATCAAATCACGTTAGGGCCCCACTTGAATCATGGGGCTGTGAAGTGGTAAGTGGGCTTGTGCAGTTCAAAATGCATACTAACTGCCTGATATTAGTTTTctaattgtgctgagaagcagtaGATCTAAATGTTACATTTGTATTCTGTTCCctcgtttttttgttttgccttggTTCCAActctccacccatttggcccaggcatttttaattagcaggacatTGCATAAGGGGTTATTCCCAGCTTCTCCCAGTTTGCTGGCAGGGAATACATGGTAAGGTGAACTAGGtgatctgttcacactggtgacGGGCTGTGTGGTGGACACCATTGCTGTGGTActgtgtctgtgggggaacatgatccAGAGCTGGGAGCCAGGTCTGGCAGTAGTGGAGCTGCCAGACCACTGGGTAATTTCTCCTATGTACATTGGTGTTAGAGTTAGAGAATCACTTGTATCAGGTTCCCATGAAGTGTGTTCTATATAGGTCTATGGATACCAAACATAGTGTGAATGCCACTTTGGTTCGAATAATGATCCACAAAAGTTTCCTCCAACAAATGTCAGTCTAATCACCCATAAGTAAAAACAATGGTAACCCTATGTTTTTGTCCTTTCCGTACGGTGGAGTTGTCACATTCAgaatgcagtccaatctgcaggcatcatgttataaagcaggaggagctgagtaaaTTGGAGAAAATTCCAGTGTAACTATTCAACGTAAATACTGTATATGAACACATATCAAGGCCTGAAGTAGTGTTCAAGCTGTTTTACCTTACATTTCCCACAAGGTGGCTGTTTTTGCAGTATggcctttttcaagcattttTTGTACCCATTGGGGAAAAACACAGCTTGATGCTAATTTGGGCCTCCATGTATCCTGTGAACTACACTTATACATTCACATTTGGTTCTGGACTGGCAATCCATATGGATAGACCCCTGTGTTGTCTTCTCTCCTTTCACTTCAGAGTAACTTGTGATTTTTCATGTAAATCCATTTTATTCTGAGTTAAGTAGTCAAGGAGGGCAGCCCTATTCAGTGATTGACTAGACTACTTTCTATATGTGATTTTTCATGTAAATCCCTTTTATTCTGAGTTAAGTGGTCAAGGAGAGCGTCCCTATTCAGCGATTGACTTGACTACTATCTATATGCATAGAAAGCTGTCAGTCACCtagtaggaccgcccacatgactacttatccCAGAATGAACAGTGGTTTTTATGAATAAATGGCACATTACCCTGGAACTTTTCCTACAAAACTGCATTGTTACTGTGACATGTTCCCTTAAATATGAATccataaacaatataaaaaaacactgttatcacaaaaaaatgcaataaataaatgttttattattagataaatatatatattttccaagaTGACGTTGTGCTTACATATACTACATTAAGAATCGGCCTGTGGCACTGGCCAATGTATGTTTGGCACATTCATATCTCAGTCCTGTGTAAACAATTTGCATTGTATCATCTCTTTGTTAATTTAattatatatgcaaaaaaaaaaaagaaacactcaAAACCCCACCATGGCTCCTTTACAACATAAGAATTAATACAGTTTGTAATAATTAAGAATAAATTCCAAAGCAATGGCAGCTTTAAAAGTTCACACTCTTAAGCAGAAGTCATTGTCCACCTTCCTCGAATGCTCTGAATGCATAGATGGTTGATCTTCCTACCTGTCATCGAGGCTTCACATCACACAACACTCCACCCCCCAGGAACAAGTCTTCGGCAGATCACTTCAGCTCATTTGCTGTCTTGCCGGAGTGAAAGGCTCATTATAACACAAGTATGCCGTCAGTGCTGTCAGGCTTTTCAGTCGGCTGGTTGATTGAACCAATAATAAACCTCTCGTGAGTTTGTAATGACTGTGACCCGACTGCCTTCGGAAACTTCTCAAAGAGGTAGAGTTGGAAATGACAGGCATCCCCTCCGGTTCGCCTATATATTACATCACAATTTGGAAGTAAAAATATTCAATATTTGTCCCAGAAAGATCTTCCCCGTTGTGTGGATGTCTACATAGAAGATATGTTGCTGCAGTTTTTTGTTCTTATCACCTCTTTCTACAGGTTAGACCTTCTCTACGTTGTATGTCAGTGCCTCACACTAATGTTGTTTAAGGTAGCCATAGTCAACAGAAGTTTGGCTACATCACTGGAACATCCATCGGCAAtgctaaaaaatatattttgttgtTTCCAATGGGACAACTTTGGACAGTTATTATTGGATACTACAAAAATGTCAGCCAGGTCTTAAATACtttgtgagttaaaggggtactctgcccctagacatcttatccctatccaaaggataggggataagatgtctgatatcgGGGGTCCCAACGCTACTTGACGAATGAAtggtgatgcggggtggaggcttatGGCATgccggtcacgccccgctcatgtcgtcacggccatgccccctcaatgcaagtctttgggagggggcgtgacgaccatcacgccccctcccatagacttgcactgagggggcatggccgtgatgtcacgagcgcatggagccatgatgtcatgagcccccGGCGCTGAACCTAATGCTCTAAACgagcgccgggtgcagcagggagattgcggggtccccagcggcgggaaccccgcaatgagacatcttataccctatccgttggacaggggataagatgtctaggggcggtgtaacCCTTTAACATCTATTGATCATCAAAGCCATCATTCATGAACCAATTGATTGTCGGTTCATATATATCTCCTTTAGTCAAGTACGTTTTTGTATTTAGAGCTATAGAAGGGACTGAGATGTTACTGTCTCATAAAGCCTAAAGTAAAAATTCAGCTCTGACACAGTCCAAGAAACCAAGTTCCTCCCGAAATGCACTTTAGTTATCTTACTGTGGCATAATTGGAACAATGGGATTAACTTTAGTAACAAAATAGTGGTTCTATAGAGACAAGTAGCCAAATATAGATGTTTATGCCCtttattttacttaaaggggtaatctgacttttttttaaattgtctagggtactcagcccctagacatcttatccccaatccaaaggataggggatatgacgtcttactgccgctggggacccccgcaatctcagctgcggcaccccatacatccggtgcacggagtgaagttcacaCCGTGCCGGATGGCTGGTGATGCGGggaagaggcttgtgacgtcacggtcatgcccggCTCATAACGTCAggtccacccccctcaatgcaagtctatgtgagggggcgtgatggccgccatgccccctcccatagacttgcattgagggggtgtggccgtgacatcacgagaggggcGTGGCagggatgtcacgagcctctggtgctgcatcCGACTCTCTAAACAAAGAGCAGGGAGATggggggagtccccagcggcaggacccacgcgatcagacatcataggggattagatgactaggggtggagtacccctttaaatgggacaATGTTGCAGTTTCTAGCACTGCCGCTACTAAAAGTGTAGTGTGTGCATGGAGGAGCACTGGTGAGCATGTGGCACTCATGCAAGAACTGCAACCTATCCAATTTTAGAATAGTCAGATAACTCCTTTATGGAAATATACTAGTTCCATAGGTTTCCTGcagtgttacagtgtatcagtcatGTCTGGGCCCTTCAGGCCAAAAGGCATATCTGCCATATACAGTAAGAAGGCACTAGTATTATAAATAGCACATGGTAGATTCTGCACTGGGGCCCAGGAGCTTCAAGTTACACCTGTGAGGACTTCACCAAACAACTCCTCATACCTCAGCTTCGTAGACACTCGTGTGGGTGGTATGGTTCTGGACAACTATGCTTTTTCAGGTTCTGGACTACAGGTAAACCAAATATAGTCCAAATGTTAAAACTATAACACTGAAGAGGTGATACAACAAGTAAAGCTTTTTTTGAACATTGGAGAGGATGGATTGTGCCTTGATTCCCAGTGATGAAACTGTAACTTCGAAGACTTTTAGCAAACATTAAGACAAAAAAATTGACTGAAGCTAGTAGATCAGAATACAAAAGTCGTTCCATAGGGCCAGTAACCGGGGAAATAAGATTGAACTGAAAGTGATCAATCGTGCAACCAAAAGCTCTTGTGAGCTGCCGTATTGTTCAAAGACATTTTGTAAATCCAAAACTGTTTAAATGGAGTAAATATAATATTTCATGAACCCCAAGCTTTCCAGTCTTTAAGGATCACATTAATATAATAGGTAACATTCATCAGTGAAGTATAATGCTACCATATAGTCTGCTTGCCCTGCTGTTTTTGGTGACCAGGCAGGTGTTGCACAATTTGCCCCTTTGCCCATGGCTACTTTTGTTGTTCTAGTTGTGAATTTAGTTTTTTTGCCATTATTTGAGCCGGATCTGGCTATCTCTTCCCCTTGGCTCTCTAGCACATGTAATTTAATAGTGCAGTAATATGTGATAATTGATGGCTCTTTGTTCCTCGACTTGTTAAAGAACCTTCCATTGGCCAAGAGTAAGTGCTAAATGTGTAATCCACGATTCTTCTTCAAAGTTGTATGTTTATTTTgaatattttattcacatatttcATAACATGTCAACCCTATTCTATATACTTCATTAACATCATCTTTGGAAACCTTGTTTACCTTAATACTGCCAAAAAAGCCATCAAAGCACTTCCAATGTTCTTTCTAGTTTAAAGTAAGCCAAGTATTTCAAAAATTTTGCATGGCGCCTTTCATATTTTACCAACTGATTGGACACCAATACTCttaagactccaaaataaagaaTGATgaaatggtgatgatgatgatggtgatgatgggaatattgatgatggtgatgatgatgatgatgatgaaatgaTACTAGATGGGGAAAAAGCCACAGTTGCAAAAGTCACACTTCAGTTATTATATGTGACTGTCCagaatttacatgtttatcatccATAGGACCCAGTCCATCCAGGTATTCTGCTTTGGAATTACTATATAAACTCTTTAATTTATTCAGTATGGGACTCTTATCCTTCTTAGTCTTTGGAGTATGGGGTGGACCATTAGGACATGTACCAACATGATTATACTGGCCTATATCTGAACACTCTGTCTCACGATGGTAGAAATAACTGAAGTTGGACACAATGACTGGCACAGGAAGAGAGATGGTCAACACACCGGCAATAGCACAAAGGGAGCCCACCAGTTTACCACCGACAGTCTCAGGAGACATATCTCCATAGCCTACTGTTGTCATTGTGACCACAGCCCACCAGAATGCTTCAGGGATGCTGGTAAACTTGGTGTTTTCATGATCTGCTTCTGCAAAGTAGACAGAACTGGAGAAGAGTATAACTCCAATAAACAGAAAAAATATGAGAAGCCCAAGTTCTCGCATACTTGCTTTCAGTGTTTGTCCCAAGATCTGTAATCCCTTGGAGTGACGGGACAGCTTGAAAATACGGAACACTCTCACCAAACGGATTACCCTGAGAATGGCCAGAGACATAGCTGGTTGGCCCACACCTCTATGGCGAGCTAGTTCTGTGCCTAGAGCAACAAAATATGGTATTATAGCCACAAAGTCGATCATGTTCATGATGTCCTTGAAGAAGGCTGCCTTGCTGGGAGAAGCAATGAAGCGTACAGAGAGTTCAAAAGAGAACCAACAGATGCATATTGTTTCCACAATGAAGAAAGGATCCTCAAATGGACTCTTTTCTTTAATGGTTTGTGTGATGTTAGATCTATGAAGGGGCTGAACCTgcaataaaaagagaaaaaacaccaTTAGAATTTAAAGATGTGAAAACAGCAAAACCCTTAATTTCTCTGTGTCAATTAGACATGTAACAACACTGGCACTGCTCAACCAATACTGAAAGTAACGCAGCCTACTGGCAAAAGTAATGCTGCCTTCCAATTGTCAGTTTTTCATACATTTCCTGGAGGATTAAGGAGGTAGTGTGTCTCTGTAAGACCGCCAAACTAGCTTATAGAGTCCTAGAAGCCTTCCATTGCTCCATAGGAAAATGCACAGTAGCTTCCTCCAGAAGGAAAAGACTCTCCACTGCCACCTATTAGAGGTATATAAGAAGAACTACACAATTAAGTTTTTCAAAAGCTGCAGAATAAATTCTTTAAGTTATTTCTGGAGGAATACAAGTTTTTACTAAAACCGACATATGGAATTTAACTGGTTAAcaaccaaggacgt is a genomic window of Hyla sarda isolate aHylSar1 chromosome 10, aHylSar1.hap1, whole genome shotgun sequence containing:
- the LOC130293623 gene encoding potassium voltage-gated channel subfamily A member 7-like is translated as MENGDEVIGSSNQIVVSDEKKYELCRQKDCCERVVINVSGLRFETQIRTLSRFPDTLLGDPRKRMRFFDPLRNEYFFDRNRPCFDSILYFYQSGGRLRRPTNVPLDVFMEELMFYQLGDDVIRKFREDEGFLKEEERLLPECEFMKQVWLLFEHPDSSSAARIIAIISVMVILISIVIFCLETLPEFRDERDLSLPVQPLHRSNITQTIKEKSPFEDPFFIVETICICWFSFELSVRFIASPSKAAFFKDIMNMIDFVAIIPYFVALGTELARHRGVGQPAMSLAILRVIRLVRVFRIFKLSRHSKGLQILGQTLKASMRELGLLIFFLFIGVILFSSSVYFAEADHENTKFTSIPEAFWWAVVTMTTVGYGDMSPETVGGKLVGSLCAIAGVLTISLPVPVIVSNFSYFYHRETECSDIGQYNHVGTCPNGPPHTPKTKKDKSPILNKLKSLYSNSKAEYLDGLGPMDDKHVNSGQSHIITEV